The Synergistota bacterium genome includes a window with the following:
- the rpsB gene encoding 30S ribosomal protein S2, whose translation MAIVSMKQLLEAGVHFGHQTKRWNPKMKEYIFTERNGIYIIDLQKTLKKLEEAYNFVKEQVMNGGTVLFVGTKRQAQDAVKTEAERCEMFYVNQRWLGGLLTNFRTIKKRIERLKELEEMEEEGMFEVLPKKEVVKLQREKGKLERYLGGIKGMNDLPDIVYVVDPRKEKIAVAEANKLEIPVVAIVDTNCDPEPIDYPIPGNDDAIRSIRLITSLIADAVLEGKQGVQLEEKAEAPESEEEAEAPAAPAKEEEEEMAMKEELLEKYEEVFEELQEELKEEEEEEKRRRRGEA comes from the coding sequence GTGGCTATAGTCAGTATGAAACAGCTTCTCGAAGCAGGAGTGCACTTTGGACATCAAACAAAGCGATGGAACCCTAAGATGAAGGAGTACATCTTTACGGAGAGAAATGGTATCTATATAATCGACCTTCAGAAAACCTTGAAGAAACTTGAGGAAGCTTATAACTTCGTCAAGGAGCAGGTAATGAATGGTGGAACCGTGCTATTTGTTGGAACTAAGCGTCAAGCTCAGGATGCGGTTAAGACGGAAGCGGAAAGATGTGAGATGTTCTATGTGAATCAGAGGTGGCTTGGTGGTCTCCTTACTAACTTCAGAACTATAAAGAAAAGGATAGAGCGCCTTAAGGAGCTTGAAGAAATGGAGGAAGAGGGAATGTTCGAAGTTCTTCCGAAGAAAGAGGTCGTCAAGCTTCAGAGGGAGAAAGGAAAGCTTGAGAGATACCTGGGTGGTATCAAGGGGATGAATGATCTGCCGGACATAGTTTACGTTGTCGATCCGAGAAAGGAGAAAATAGCCGTTGCTGAGGCTAATAAACTTGAAATACCGGTGGTTGCTATAGTGGATACTAATTGTGATCCTGAACCGATCGATTATCCTATACCGGGGAATGATGATGCTATAAGATCTATCAGGCTTATAACCAGCCTGATAGCCGATGCGGTTTTGGAGGGCAAGCAGGGTGTTCAGCTTGAGGAAAAGGCGGAGGCTCCTGAGAGCGAGGAAGAGGCGGAAGCCCCAGCTGCTCCGGCTAAGGAGGAGGAAGAAGAGATGGCTATGAAGGAGGAGCTTCTCGAAAAATACGAAGAGGTATTCGAGGAGCTTCAGGAAGAACTTAAAGAAGAGGAAGAGGAAGAAAAACGTCGTCGTAGGGGGGAAGCTTAA